The proteins below come from a single Erysipelothrix piscisicarius genomic window:
- a CDS encoding Ig-like domain-containing protein produces the protein MNSSFRKAVKIMGVVVAVTCSSVFIEKTPIHAAVVEPVVIKTDSRNVDFNDDWKFKLNVSGASSPSEVDYAETDWQSLSLPHDWSIFFDFDHNSPAQNEGGLLNGGTGWYRKTFIFDKKMDKHVRLNFGGVYMDSTVFVNGKEVGNYSNGYTPFSYDITNYINQEGPNTIAVKVVNKQPSSRWYSGSGIYRDVSLTYTDDVSVKEYGTTVLTPNLEKEVGHEVTTDVKTTIVNKSKKAEKVKVKTEVVTVDGTSMGSSETKEVEIQAGKEHTLDSTIKVTNPTLWDIDTPVTYRVKTQVLKNNRVVDETIERFGYRFMNWTPDGGFSLNGNDVKFYGVSMHHDQGALGSVANYDAMRRQMEILKDMGVNAVRITHNPADDKLLAIAEDLGLMIIDEAFDTWYGGKKPYDYGRFFDAKATHPEALEGQTWAEYDLKRMVARGKNSPAVIMWSLGNEIGESNGGSEKAVQTIRNLHRWTKEVDETRYTTMGQDVYRWAATGAHERISAEVDAVGINYAEDSYKTIRAKHPDWLIYGSETSSATRSRGVYAFPDELRSHDNSAARKYQQSDYGNDHVGWGKTATNSWIPDRDEKGYAGQFIWTGFDYIGEPTPWHNQNQTPPKSSYFGIIDTAGFPKNDFYLYQSQWKDVKTDPMVHILPHWNWEKESLLDYNMRTRDGKIPVRIFSNAAKVELFLDDVSLGEKAFVQKTTAYGRPYQEGANAKELYLEWRLDFKPGTLKAVAKDAEGNVIAEDVIQTSKGSAAVALAPEKRVIQNGRDHLSYIHVNVVDENGVMNPNAQNNIIFTLEGNGEIVGVDNGDPASNERYKAQHDGTWQRKAFNGKALVIVKSDGQPGSFKLTAKAENLSEAKTEVFAIEKQPETPEILGFDDVSVFTETHVQPELPTTVNAIYSDGTEKKVDVSWETIDASNLEQPGSFKVNGTVEGVTRPVTATVWVRMITDLIDPILATPKGTVPTLPSTVTAYYSNGAEVNLPVTWDSISEAMVAKAGIIKVSGQAHSGCQDYPGTAHITVLEPKAVRENIAVRRPQDTYPIATSSYMSGGDRIERINDGTIAFENRWTNWVNNYGDKKEEWVMLEFEKIETIHQVGIHFFTDNTTKVPASLIIETSVDGVSFTPVLNQSKNDNFVVTAGDVTKEIPITFDTVDAKFIRLNMTSQMNGDKPRPMGLSELKVIGDTLKIEANSKAELEMIHLDDKPLENFKSDQNVYVVSVPFGKALPILKGTAKPGSFVNVVQPTRDNNYQGKVRVTSEDGLNSKDYDLTYVVSDPVYDHSTLTLDRLQGKTQETIAFKLESFLEDGAVIAPSLLDITYEVVQGEKSGVRMESGLIYLHQEGTYTVKAHIAYGGKSYESNDVTFTVTKNDVQEPIKAFKPIVIRTDRSKKIELPQTVTAQYETLFDKDVSVTWDAFDEQRLEEYGTLEIKGHVEGTKLQPVAKVIVEGYVGVESFSLVTPQDKSFKLPLKAKAYHNTGRVDEFNVTWETFDKENLKTPGTYILKGMVETANAETTLSIRVTADYEKGDNIAKMWTGSELPAAIASFTNDGPGSNDRVSAMNDAVISYTNSPANRWTNWQAQSREKDWVGIVFADAGTMAPRFVDNFSIGFFEDNGTGFPGSYVVEVLKEGIKPELPTKFGHISSEDSVLNDPNNWVEVQNLKAKPFAYETMNTLTFDGVETYAVRINMTKQANKKGIAITEVEVYDRIAKAHQDFNVTLLVDGKEVDAFAQNNNFVYEQKTNNLPELELKTSQNASISAIETDNGMKYVVRAEDGINTETYTVTYDSTIRDARNALVAMITKAKNIDIEGYESTGVQAMQASILKAQDAVDDLNSDVKTLESLAQLLQEHIDNLEEVGNQIEKARASLKAMIEIAESIDRSLYTEESLAA, from the coding sequence ATGAATTCGTCATTTAGAAAAGCAGTTAAAATTATGGGGGTGGTGGTAGCTGTGACCTGCTCAAGTGTTTTCATAGAAAAAACCCCAATCCATGCTGCTGTCGTGGAACCTGTTGTAATCAAAACAGATTCACGAAATGTTGATTTTAATGATGATTGGAAATTTAAGCTGAATGTTTCAGGCGCATCAAGTCCAAGCGAAGTTGATTATGCTGAAACAGATTGGCAATCGTTATCATTACCTCATGACTGGTCGATCTTTTTTGATTTTGACCATAACTCACCGGCACAAAATGAGGGTGGTTTGTTAAATGGTGGTACGGGTTGGTATCGCAAAACATTTATTTTTGATAAAAAGATGGACAAACATGTTCGTTTAAATTTTGGTGGCGTCTATATGGATTCCACGGTATTTGTGAATGGTAAAGAAGTTGGAAACTATTCGAACGGCTACACGCCTTTTTCTTATGATATAACGAATTATATCAATCAAGAAGGCCCGAATACGATTGCGGTCAAAGTTGTGAATAAACAGCCAAGTAGTCGATGGTATTCAGGAAGTGGAATCTATCGTGATGTTTCCTTAACGTATACTGACGATGTTTCCGTAAAAGAGTATGGAACAACCGTCTTAACACCAAACTTAGAAAAAGAAGTTGGTCATGAGGTTACGACTGATGTTAAGACGACCATCGTAAATAAATCAAAAAAAGCTGAAAAAGTTAAAGTTAAAACTGAAGTTGTAACGGTTGATGGAACTTCAATGGGATCATCCGAAACGAAAGAAGTTGAAATTCAAGCTGGGAAAGAACACACCTTGGATTCAACCATAAAGGTTACAAATCCAACGTTATGGGATATCGACACACCGGTAACGTACCGCGTTAAAACACAAGTTTTAAAAAATAACCGTGTCGTCGATGAGACAATCGAACGATTTGGTTATCGTTTTATGAATTGGACTCCTGATGGCGGTTTTTCATTAAATGGTAACGATGTTAAGTTCTATGGAGTTTCAATGCACCATGATCAAGGTGCACTGGGTTCAGTTGCGAATTATGATGCAATGCGACGTCAAATGGAAATTCTAAAAGATATGGGCGTTAACGCTGTTCGAATTACGCACAACCCTGCAGATGATAAGCTCCTTGCGATTGCTGAAGATTTGGGACTTATGATTATCGATGAAGCCTTTGACACATGGTATGGTGGTAAAAAGCCTTATGATTATGGTCGTTTCTTCGATGCAAAAGCAACCCATCCCGAAGCACTTGAAGGCCAAACATGGGCAGAATATGACCTTAAACGTATGGTTGCACGTGGTAAAAACTCACCTGCAGTCATTATGTGGTCTTTAGGTAATGAAATTGGAGAGTCCAACGGAGGTAGTGAAAAAGCAGTTCAAACGATCCGTAATTTACACCGATGGACGAAAGAAGTTGATGAAACGCGCTATACAACCATGGGACAAGATGTTTACCGTTGGGCTGCAACAGGTGCACATGAGCGTATCAGTGCTGAAGTTGATGCAGTTGGAATCAACTATGCTGAAGATTCTTATAAAACGATTCGTGCAAAACATCCAGATTGGTTGATTTATGGATCTGAAACCTCCTCAGCAACACGAAGTCGTGGTGTTTATGCATTCCCGGATGAATTACGTTCGCATGACAACAGTGCAGCGCGTAAGTATCAACAATCGGATTATGGTAATGATCATGTTGGTTGGGGTAAAACAGCAACCAATTCATGGATTCCAGATCGTGATGAAAAAGGGTATGCGGGTCAGTTTATTTGGACCGGATTTGATTATATTGGTGAGCCAACACCATGGCACAACCAAAATCAAACGCCACCAAAATCATCTTACTTTGGTATCATTGATACCGCTGGATTCCCTAAAAATGATTTCTACCTCTATCAAAGTCAATGGAAAGATGTAAAGACTGATCCAATGGTGCACATCTTACCACACTGGAACTGGGAGAAAGAATCGCTTTTAGACTACAATATGAGAACACGCGATGGGAAAATTCCCGTACGTATCTTCTCCAATGCGGCGAAGGTTGAGTTGTTCTTAGATGACGTCTCACTGGGCGAAAAAGCATTTGTTCAAAAAACAACAGCGTATGGTCGTCCTTATCAGGAAGGTGCCAATGCTAAAGAATTATACTTAGAATGGCGTTTGGATTTTAAACCTGGGACTTTAAAAGCCGTTGCGAAAGACGCAGAGGGCAACGTTATCGCTGAAGATGTGATTCAGACTTCAAAAGGATCTGCAGCTGTAGCATTAGCTCCTGAAAAACGTGTGATTCAAAATGGTCGTGATCATTTATCCTACATTCATGTGAATGTTGTAGATGAAAACGGTGTGATGAATCCGAATGCTCAAAATAATATCATCTTTACCCTAGAGGGAAATGGTGAGATTGTTGGGGTCGATAATGGGGATCCTGCAAGTAATGAACGTTATAAAGCACAACATGATGGTACATGGCAACGAAAAGCGTTCAATGGTAAAGCACTTGTCATTGTCAAATCGGATGGCCAACCAGGTTCCTTTAAGTTGACTGCGAAAGCTGAAAACTTATCTGAAGCAAAGACTGAAGTCTTTGCGATTGAGAAACAACCTGAGACCCCTGAAATTTTAGGATTTGATGATGTTTCTGTATTTACCGAAACACATGTCCAACCTGAACTCCCAACGACTGTAAATGCTATTTACTCTGACGGAACGGAAAAGAAAGTGGATGTAAGTTGGGAAACCATCGATGCATCGAACCTTGAACAACCCGGATCCTTTAAAGTGAATGGAACCGTCGAAGGGGTAACACGCCCTGTAACGGCAACCGTATGGGTGCGCATGATTACTGATCTTATTGATCCAATCCTTGCGACGCCAAAGGGCACCGTACCAACCTTACCTTCAACCGTTACCGCTTATTATTCAAATGGTGCGGAAGTAAACTTACCGGTAACATGGGACTCTATTTCTGAAGCTATGGTTGCGAAAGCAGGCATTATCAAGGTTTCCGGTCAAGCACATTCGGGTTGTCAGGATTATCCGGGCACTGCCCATATTACAGTGTTAGAACCGAAAGCGGTAAGAGAAAATATTGCCGTGCGTCGTCCACAAGATACGTATCCAATCGCTACAAGCTCCTACATGAGTGGTGGTGATCGAATCGAACGGATTAATGATGGTACCATTGCTTTTGAAAACCGATGGACCAACTGGGTTAATAATTATGGTGACAAAAAAGAAGAATGGGTCATGTTAGAGTTTGAAAAGATTGAAACAATCCATCAAGTTGGAATTCATTTCTTTACAGACAATACAACGAAAGTACCTGCTTCCTTAATCATTGAAACAAGTGTTGATGGTGTATCCTTTACACCTGTTCTAAATCAAAGTAAAAATGATAATTTTGTGGTGACAGCAGGGGATGTGACCAAGGAAATTCCAATCACCTTTGATACAGTTGATGCGAAGTTTATTCGCCTCAATATGACTTCACAAATGAATGGCGATAAGCCAAGACCTATGGGTCTTTCTGAATTAAAAGTAATCGGTGATACCCTTAAGATTGAAGCCAATTCTAAAGCTGAATTGGAAATGATTCATCTTGATGACAAACCGCTAGAAAACTTTAAATCCGATCAAAATGTTTATGTTGTAAGCGTACCATTTGGAAAAGCATTACCAATTCTTAAGGGTACAGCAAAACCAGGTTCTTTTGTAAATGTCGTCCAACCTACCCGCGATAATAATTATCAAGGGAAAGTTCGTGTTACATCTGAAGATGGGTTAAACTCGAAAGATTATGATTTGACTTATGTTGTTTCCGATCCAGTTTATGATCATTCAACCCTTACACTCGATCGTTTACAAGGTAAAACTCAGGAAACCATTGCCTTTAAATTGGAAAGTTTCCTTGAAGATGGAGCAGTGATTGCACCTTCATTACTTGATATCACATATGAAGTGGTCCAAGGTGAGAAATCAGGAGTTCGTATGGAATCGGGCTTAATCTACTTACATCAAGAGGGAACGTATACTGTTAAAGCGCATATTGCTTACGGTGGTAAATCATATGAAAGCAACGATGTTACCTTTACGGTAACGAAAAATGATGTTCAAGAACCGATTAAAGCATTTAAACCAATCGTGATAAGAACAGATCGCAGTAAGAAGATTGAACTGCCTCAAACCGTTACAGCCCAATATGAAACACTCTTTGATAAAGACGTTTCAGTAACTTGGGATGCATTTGATGAACAACGTCTTGAAGAATACGGAACCTTGGAAATTAAGGGTCATGTTGAGGGTACAAAACTTCAACCTGTCGCTAAGGTTATTGTCGAGGGTTATGTCGGTGTTGAAAGCTTTAGTCTTGTGACACCTCAAGATAAATCCTTTAAACTACCACTTAAAGCAAAGGCATACCACAATACGGGTCGTGTTGATGAATTTAATGTCACTTGGGAAACCTTTGATAAAGAAAACTTAAAAACCCCAGGGACCTATATACTCAAAGGTATGGTCGAAACAGCAAATGCCGAAACAACGCTATCGATCCGCGTTACCGCCGATTACGAAAAAGGCGATAACATCGCTAAGATGTGGACCGGTTCGGAATTGCCAGCTGCAATCGCATCCTTTACAAACGATGGCCCAGGTTCTAACGATCGTGTCAGTGCAATGAACGATGCGGTTATCTCGTATACTAACAGTCCTGCAAACCGTTGGACCAACTGGCAAGCACAAAGTCGCGAAAAAGACTGGGTGGGAATTGTCTTTGCGGATGCAGGGACTATGGCACCACGCTTCGTTGATAACTTTAGTATTGGTTTCTTCGAAGATAATGGAACAGGATTCCCTGGTTCGTATGTAGTTGAAGTCTTGAAAGAAGGAATTAAACCAGAATTGCCAACAAAATTTGGTCATATAAGCAGTGAGGATTCAGTCCTGAATGATCCAAATAATTGGGTTGAAGTACAAAACCTTAAGGCAAAACCGTTTGCGTATGAAACCATGAATACGTTAACATTTGATGGCGTGGAAACATATGCGGTACGCATTAACATGACCAAACAAGCAAACAAAAAAGGAATTGCGATTACAGAAGTGGAAGTTTATGATCGCATCGCTAAAGCACATCAAGACTTTAACGTGACATTACTTGTTGATGGAAAAGAAGTTGATGCTTTCGCGCAAAATAACAATTTTGTTTATGAACAAAAAACAAATAATCTACCTGAACTCGAACTTAAGACATCGCAGAATGCGAGCATTAGTGCTATTGAAACCGATAATGGGATGAAATATGTTGTAAGAGCAGAGGATGGTATTAATACAGAAACATACACAGTTACTTATGACTCAACGATACGCGATGCACGCAATGCTTTAGTAGCGATGATTACAAAGGCTAAAAACATTGATATCGAAGGGTATGAAAGTACTGGTGTACAAGCGATGCAAGCATCAATTCTTAAAGCGCAAGATGCTGTGGATGATCTGAATTCAGATGTGAAAACACTGGAGAGTCTCGCACAGTTATTGCAAGAGCATATCGATAACTTAGAAGAAGTTGGCAATCAAATTGAGAAGGCACGTGCATCGCTTAAAGCGATGATTGAAATTGCTGAGAGCATTGATCGATCACTTTATACTGAGGAAAGTCTTGCAGCTTGA
- a CDS encoding peptidylprolyl isomerase, which translates to MKKITTLLVMSFFVLISLTGCSQTPNQPKPDASSEVQDFSKDTNPVVTIEMEDGGIIKVELYPDIAPNTVNNFISLAQNSFYDGLLFHRVIPGFMIQGGDPKGTGTGGPGYTIKGEFAQNNFDNPIKHQRGVISMARSKGNDTAGSQFFIVTSDSPHLDGSYAAFGNVIEGMETVDRIVNVKTNQENRPVDGSEQVMKHVTVDTKGKTYTTPTQS; encoded by the coding sequence ATGAAAAAAATCACAACCTTACTTGTTATGAGTTTTTTTGTTTTAATTTCACTGACTGGGTGTTCACAGACCCCTAACCAACCGAAACCGGATGCGTCATCAGAGGTTCAAGACTTCTCAAAAGACACCAATCCTGTCGTCACAATCGAAATGGAAGATGGCGGTATTATTAAAGTAGAACTTTATCCAGATATCGCTCCAAACACCGTAAACAATTTTATTAGTTTGGCTCAAAATTCGTTTTACGACGGCTTATTATTTCATCGCGTCATTCCGGGATTTATGATTCAAGGTGGTGATCCAAAAGGAACTGGAACTGGTGGTCCTGGCTATACGATAAAAGGCGAATTCGCTCAAAACAATTTTGATAATCCTATCAAACACCAACGTGGTGTTATATCGATGGCACGCAGCAAAGGCAATGATACAGCAGGTTCACAATTTTTTATCGTAACCAGCGATTCCCCTCATCTTGACGGAAGTTATGCCGCTTTTGGAAACGTTATTGAAGGCATGGAGACCGTTGATCGCATCGTGAATGTAAAAACAAATCAGGAAAATCGTCCTGTCGATGGAAGCGAACAAGTTATGAAGCATGTAACAGTGGATACCAAAGGGAAAACCTATACCACTCCGACTCAAAGTTAG
- a CDS encoding TIGR00266 family protein: MEFKIEGTYPVLRCFLNEGESLVTSAGNMSWMTSNMTYKVHSGGGFKKAFGRAFSGEGFFQNTYTAEASNQEIAFAMSMPGVIKHIVMDGSKTFIAQKNAFLASEPGVEFSNEFTKKLSAGFFGGEGFILQKFSGIGNLFLEADGSLITYDLQAGESLLVDQGNLFMFETGVSYAIETVKGLSNKFFGGEGFFLVKLTGPGQVVLQTLPISNLAGEVNRVLPTSN; the protein is encoded by the coding sequence ATGGAATTTAAAATTGAAGGGACTTATCCAGTCCTACGCTGTTTTCTTAATGAGGGGGAGTCCTTAGTTACAAGTGCTGGAAATATGTCTTGGATGACCTCCAATATGACTTATAAGGTACATTCGGGAGGCGGCTTTAAGAAAGCGTTTGGCCGTGCTTTTTCGGGAGAAGGATTTTTCCAAAATACGTATACTGCTGAGGCTTCCAATCAAGAAATTGCGTTCGCAATGTCGATGCCAGGTGTAATTAAACATATCGTTATGGACGGTTCTAAAACCTTTATCGCTCAAAAAAATGCCTTTCTCGCTTCGGAACCAGGCGTTGAATTTTCCAACGAATTCACCAAAAAATTATCGGCTGGATTCTTTGGTGGTGAGGGTTTTATTCTTCAAAAATTTTCAGGCATTGGGAACCTCTTTCTTGAAGCGGATGGGTCACTCATTACGTATGATCTTCAAGCAGGTGAGTCCTTATTAGTCGATCAAGGGAATTTATTTATGTTTGAAACCGGTGTATCTTATGCAATTGAAACCGTAAAAGGTTTAAGTAATAAATTTTTCGGTGGTGAAGGGTTCTTCTTGGTTAAGTTGACTGGACCCGGTCAAGTAGTGCTTCAGACACTTCCAATTTCGAATTTAGCGGGAGAAGTCAATCGAGTCCTCCCAACCTCAAACTAG
- a CDS encoding C69 family dipeptidase: MNKIKKIALTGLLSLVGMSLSITSAFACTGIIVGKNLTEDGSVIIGRTEDLELNHNKTFVVKNVGERMIDNSVPFVDPSNGFSYPQSEHNFKYTAIPDVTPQEGMYDAAGINEKGVVMTATVSAKYDPAYKTVDPYLSDGLTEAAITTLILPRIQSAREGIELIANVIDEKGAGEGNIVVLADKDEVWYMEILSGHQYAAIKFPDDKFGVFPNAFYLGTLDGFDEGAVIQSENLKETAIAAGRYVEQNGSFHIANSYNPIKMSEGNRSRVWSGIKAINPNSTINYNDDTFELLQSMDGKVGLKDVMKFQRNRLEGTDFIPSDEIKLDNKGNIIGEYDKGRLKYPIGNINTMEAHIFQIKESLPTDAGAVMWLAVGSPLVSPYIPYMGTITDTHKSYQVTSTSFDENSWYWNANSIAHQVFEDDAKRKEIQNQWQELEDALIEDQLNIEKRFMMRSADFDYQAHTLQIADDAFNKLKALDQKLKGIEPKTEEPKTEEPKVEEPKTEKPSGSETTKEDTPSPSDQGATPTSKTLPNTGVSASKTLLYGAMGVALVGMVFVYKSYRKEH; the protein is encoded by the coding sequence ATGAATAAAATAAAAAAAATTGCATTAACAGGTCTATTAAGTCTTGTGGGTATGAGCTTATCCATTACAAGTGCCTTTGCTTGTACCGGTATCATTGTTGGGAAAAATTTAACCGAGGATGGTTCTGTAATTATTGGTCGTACTGAAGACCTTGAATTAAATCATAATAAAACCTTTGTTGTTAAAAATGTGGGGGAACGGATGATTGATAATTCGGTTCCATTTGTAGACCCATCGAATGGATTTAGCTATCCACAAAGTGAACATAATTTTAAATACACTGCGATTCCTGATGTAACCCCGCAAGAAGGTATGTATGATGCTGCTGGAATTAATGAAAAAGGGGTTGTGATGACGGCTACGGTATCTGCAAAATATGATCCAGCTTATAAAACTGTGGATCCCTATTTATCGGATGGATTAACAGAGGCGGCCATCACAACGTTAATTTTACCACGCATTCAATCTGCTCGTGAAGGGATCGAACTTATTGCAAACGTAATTGATGAAAAGGGTGCTGGCGAAGGAAATATTGTTGTTTTAGCGGACAAGGATGAAGTGTGGTATATGGAAATTCTTTCCGGTCACCAATATGCGGCCATTAAATTCCCTGATGATAAGTTTGGGGTCTTTCCAAATGCTTTTTACCTTGGAACGCTTGATGGTTTTGATGAGGGAGCGGTAATCCAGTCCGAAAATCTTAAAGAGACTGCGATAGCAGCCGGTCGCTATGTTGAACAAAATGGATCATTCCATATCGCAAATTCATACAATCCAATAAAAATGAGTGAGGGGAACCGTTCTCGCGTTTGGTCTGGGATCAAAGCAATCAACCCAAACAGCACCATTAATTATAATGATGATACCTTTGAATTACTACAATCGATGGATGGTAAGGTTGGGTTGAAGGATGTGATGAAATTCCAACGGAACCGACTCGAAGGTACAGACTTTATTCCTTCCGATGAAATTAAATTGGATAACAAAGGGAATATTATCGGAGAATACGATAAAGGAAGACTTAAGTATCCAATTGGTAATATTAATACAATGGAAGCACATATCTTTCAAATTAAAGAATCGCTGCCAACAGATGCGGGTGCGGTAATGTGGCTTGCTGTGGGTTCACCCTTGGTTTCGCCTTATATTCCTTATATGGGAACCATAACTGATACGCATAAATCTTACCAAGTTACGAGTACATCATTTGATGAAAATTCATGGTATTGGAATGCGAATTCAATTGCGCATCAAGTGTTTGAAGATGATGCGAAACGTAAAGAAATTCAGAATCAATGGCAGGAACTTGAAGATGCTTTAATTGAAGATCAACTGAATATTGAGAAGCGTTTTATGATGCGTTCCGCTGATTTTGATTACCAAGCACACACGCTGCAAATTGCGGATGATGCGTTTAATAAATTGAAGGCATTGGATCAAAAACTTAAGGGAATCGAACCAAAGACAGAAGAACCCAAAACAGAGGAACCGAAGGTGGAGGAGCCGAAAACGGAAAAACCTAGTGGTTCTGAAACAACAAAAGAAGATACTCCAAGTCCATCGGATCAAGGTGCAACACCTACTTCAAAAACCTTGCCAAACACTGGGGTTTCCGCATCAAAAACACTGCTATACGGTGCAATGGGCGTAGCGTTAGTGGGAATGGTTTTCGTTTATAAGTCTTATCGTAAAGAACACTAA